The following proteins are co-located in the Microvirga ossetica genome:
- the thrS gene encoding threonine--tRNA ligase: MITLTFPDGAQRQYDSGITGREIVDGIAKSLAKRTIAMALDDTVTDLADPITQDARIEFLNREDPRALELIRHDAAHVLAEAVQELFPGTQVTIGPVIENGFYYDFARNEPFTPEDFPAIEAKMREIIARDKPFSKEVWSRDKARQVFKEKGETYKVELVDAIPEGQDLKIFSQGDWFDLCRGPHMTSTGKIGNAFKLMKVAGAYWRGDSKNAMLTRIYATAWASQEELDSYLKQLEEAEKRDHRRLGREMDLFHFQEEGPGVVFWHSKGWTIFQELIAYMRRRLKADYKEVNAPQVLDASLWETSGHWGWYRENMFAVQSAGDEAEDKRVFALKPMNCPGHVQIFKHGLKSYRDLPLRLAEFGAVHRYEPSGAMHGLMRVRGFTQDDAHIFCTEDQMAEECLKINDLILSTYADFGFDEIIVKLSTRPDKRVGTDEMWDHAEDVMTRVLKQIESQSGGRIKTSINPGEGAFYGPKFEYVLRDAIGRDWQCGTTQVDFNLPERFGAFYVDHDGQKKTPVMVHRAICGSMERFTGILIEHFAGHFPLWLAPVQVVVATITSEGDDYAREVIRAAEAAGLRVEADLRNEKINYKVREHSLVKVPVLLVVGRKEAAERTVSIRRLGSPNQQTMTLDDALKALAAEAVTPDLRRAAKAVSEPEGHVTLDGHHVVERTLA, from the coding sequence ATGATTACCCTGACATTTCCCGATGGCGCCCAGCGCCAGTACGATTCCGGCATCACCGGCCGGGAGATCGTGGACGGCATTGCCAAGTCCCTTGCCAAGCGCACGATCGCCATGGCCCTCGACGACACCGTGACGGATCTGGCCGATCCGATCACCCAGGATGCCAGGATCGAGTTCCTCAACCGCGAGGACCCGCGCGCGCTGGAGCTGATCCGGCACGATGCCGCGCACGTGCTCGCAGAAGCGGTGCAAGAGCTTTTCCCGGGAACGCAGGTGACCATCGGTCCGGTGATCGAGAACGGCTTCTATTACGACTTCGCCCGCAACGAGCCCTTCACCCCGGAGGATTTCCCCGCCATCGAGGCGAAGATGCGGGAGATCATCGCGCGCGACAAACCCTTCTCCAAGGAAGTGTGGAGCCGCGACAAGGCTCGCCAAGTCTTCAAGGAGAAAGGCGAGACCTACAAGGTCGAGCTGGTTGACGCGATTCCCGAAGGCCAGGATCTCAAGATCTTTTCCCAGGGCGACTGGTTCGATCTGTGCCGCGGTCCGCACATGACCTCGACCGGCAAGATCGGCAACGCCTTCAAGCTCATGAAGGTGGCGGGCGCCTATTGGCGCGGCGATTCCAAAAACGCGATGCTGACCCGCATCTATGCGACCGCATGGGCATCCCAGGAAGAGCTCGACAGCTACCTGAAGCAGCTCGAGGAGGCCGAGAAGCGCGATCACCGACGCCTCGGCCGCGAGATGGACCTGTTCCATTTCCAGGAGGAGGGACCGGGCGTCGTCTTCTGGCATTCCAAGGGCTGGACGATCTTCCAGGAGCTGATCGCTTATATGCGCCGCCGCCTGAAGGCGGACTACAAGGAGGTCAACGCGCCTCAGGTGCTCGACGCCTCGTTGTGGGAGACCTCCGGCCATTGGGGCTGGTATCGCGAGAACATGTTCGCGGTGCAGTCGGCCGGCGACGAGGCGGAGGACAAGCGCGTCTTCGCTCTCAAGCCGATGAACTGCCCCGGCCACGTGCAGATCTTCAAGCACGGGCTGAAATCCTATCGCGACCTGCCGCTGCGCCTTGCCGAGTTCGGCGCCGTGCATCGTTACGAGCCGTCGGGCGCGATGCATGGCCTGATGCGCGTGCGCGGCTTCACGCAGGACGATGCGCATATCTTCTGCACGGAAGATCAGATGGCCGAGGAGTGCCTGAAGATCAACGACCTGATCCTCTCGACCTATGCCGATTTCGGTTTCGACGAGATCATCGTGAAGCTCTCGACCCGCCCGGACAAGCGCGTCGGCACGGACGAGATGTGGGATCACGCGGAAGACGTGATGACCCGCGTCCTGAAGCAGATCGAGAGCCAGTCCGGCGGACGCATCAAGACCTCGATCAACCCGGGCGAGGGCGCGTTCTACGGGCCGAAGTTCGAATACGTGCTGCGCGACGCCATCGGCCGCGACTGGCAATGCGGCACCACGCAGGTCGACTTCAACCTGCCTGAGCGGTTCGGCGCTTTCTACGTCGACCATGACGGCCAGAAGAAGACCCCGGTCATGGTCCATCGCGCGATCTGCGGTTCCATGGAGCGCTTCACCGGCATCCTGATCGAGCACTTCGCGGGTCACTTCCCGCTCTGGCTCGCGCCGGTCCAGGTGGTGGTCGCCACCATCACCTCGGAAGGCGACGACTACGCCAGGGAGGTGATACGCGCCGCGGAAGCCGCAGGCCTTCGCGTCGAGGCGGATCTGCGCAACGAGAAGATCAACTACAAGGTCCGCGAGCATTCGCTCGTGAAGGTGCCGGTGCTTCTCGTGGTGGGCCGGAAGGAAGCCGCCGAGCGGACGGTGTCCATCCGGCGTCTGGGAAGCCCGAACCAGCAGACCATGACGCTCGACGACGCCCTGAAGGCGCTCGCCGCGGAGGCGGTCACGCCGGATCTCCGACGTGCCGCGAAGGCCGTATCCGAGCCGGAAGGCCACGTGACGCTCGATGGGCATCACGTGGTCGAGCGGACGCTTGCTTGA
- a CDS encoding CBS domain-containing protein: MKIAEIMTRNVRVVGPDRTIQEAARLMDEMNVGSLPVCDGRRLRGVVTDRDITVRATAAGLPPDTTRVQDIMSDNVWWCFDDDDVDHIVELMSDHQIRRLPVVDRDKHLVGVVALGDLATDREGDASRALHRISTPSEPDRTGTPSTARADRTRGGGQARLSDDERRELDRRLRNEDDDWRHRPYDYREHGRGRQDRSTSRGRGEFRFRDEDDVRAAFGSFGHPGEESTRNARMRGGFGGDGYRSYGDEYAGRGSAGRGYRPKRYGASTITGERARPGDDSSENDRLMQDRERTWSLVNERRDHSNYGAGPGNTRFGNDATASRGEVRRGEHQGRGPKGYQRSDERIREDINERLTDDARIDASEIEVQVQNREVTLTGTVRDRNEKRRAEDLAESVSGVSHVQNNLRIGERQGTRAAGTEAGDAATATGNPGSGTTGTGTGATPDGRTTGRQRQTT; this comes from the coding sequence ATGAAAATCGCAGAGATCATGACCCGCAACGTGCGCGTGGTCGGTCCGGACCGGACGATCCAGGAGGCGGCGCGTCTCATGGACGAGATGAATGTCGGCTCGCTTCCCGTCTGTGACGGACGACGTCTGCGCGGCGTGGTGACCGACCGCGACATCACCGTCCGGGCCACGGCCGCCGGCCTCCCGCCCGACACCACGCGCGTGCAGGACATCATGTCGGACAATGTGTGGTGGTGCTTCGACGACGATGACGTCGACCACATCGTCGAGCTGATGAGCGATCATCAGATTCGCCGCCTGCCGGTGGTCGACCGTGACAAGCATCTCGTCGGCGTCGTCGCGCTCGGCGATCTGGCGACGGACCGCGAGGGCGATGCGTCCCGCGCGCTGCATCGGATCTCCACACCGTCGGAGCCAGACCGGACCGGCACGCCGTCGACGGCCCGCGCCGACCGGACGCGCGGCGGCGGACAGGCCCGGCTGAGCGACGACGAGCGCCGCGAGCTCGACCGGCGGCTGAGGAACGAGGACGACGACTGGCGCCATCGTCCCTACGACTATCGCGAGCACGGGCGTGGCAGGCAAGATCGCTCGACCTCACGCGGGCGCGGTGAGTTCCGCTTCCGCGACGAGGACGATGTGCGCGCTGCCTTCGGCAGCTTCGGCCATCCGGGCGAAGAGAGCACGCGCAATGCCCGCATGCGCGGCGGCTTCGGCGGCGACGGTTATCGCAGCTATGGCGACGAATATGCCGGCCGCGGCTCCGCCGGCAGAGGCTATCGTCCGAAGCGCTATGGCGCTTCCACGATTACGGGCGAACGCGCCCGTCCCGGCGACGACAGCAGCGAGAACGACCGCCTCATGCAGGATCGCGAGCGCACCTGGAGCCTCGTGAACGAGCGGCGTGACCACAGCAATTACGGCGCAGGTCCCGGCAACACCCGCTTCGGCAACGATGCGACGGCGAGCCGCGGCGAGGTGCGGCGGGGCGAACATCAGGGCCGCGGGCCGAAAGGCTACCAGCGCTCCGACGAGCGGATTCGTGAGGACATCAACGAGCGTCTCACCGACGATGCGAGAATTGATGCCTCGGAAATCGAGGTGCAGGTCCAGAACCGGGAGGTGACCCTCACCGGAACCGTGCGCGACCGCAACGAGAAGCGCCGTGCCGAAGACCTCGCCGAATCGGTCTCGGGCGTGAGCCACGTGCAGAACAATCTGCGCATCGGTGAGCGCCAGGGCACGCGCGCGGCGGGAACGGAGGCCGGCGATGCGGCTACGGCTACAGGCAATCCCGGAAGCGGGACGACGGGTACCGGCACCGGTGCTACGCCTGACGGGCGCACGACAGGCCGTCAGCGGCAGACGACCTGA
- a CDS encoding YfhO family protein has product MQTSFSGADGPSSQPLWSQRQTLTAFALILAAWAIAVAIWPLTGSVVPWDSKNQFYPTLRYLGTALASGELPLWNPYHFGGHPSAADPQSLLFTPTMLLFGWLVPEPSMQAFDVVVFAHFLPGALAFIPLFRRRGWHPAGAVAAALVFMLGGSATARLQHTGMIFSYGFFPLAFWLLEEAMDRRSYRYGVLFALSAAMMVIGRDQVAFLCALTLIALAAQRVWCAPRPLAYLKSRLGLLLSMGLLGGALLAVPVVLTMQFLATSTRPSFGFGVAAMGSLPPESLATILFGNVFGSLRWTYDYWGPDWHSLAEGTWTDRATNYLFVGTIPALLFLWHGVAGGRLFAREFRFFLVLGLVALFYALGRYTPGFEVIFDHLPGVNLYRRPADATFVINIALAFAAGYLVHRYATDGLPKWSRASLGPLDAMLPLLAFGLLVAAVASALVFAIRGGHVSSALTEIGMGLAAAAVAIGVIAKTSGSARWRGVMALVLVTLTGAELIGRHAASALNAEPAERYTVYTKLPPEQLQGLQILKRELAERNARGEYPRVEILGLKGAWQNASMVLGIEDIIGYNPLRLADYERAIGPGENAEDPNLRRFPTSFRGYECELASLLGLDYIVLDRPARQLPRHFPRLTDAEVVYGTGRMWIYRLNTSVPRAYVAHHVTPVDSEAVLGQDEVPEFNRETEALIDDESMHSLKAAYAPAGADRSKAKGTARIVGYQRNSVALEVETSENGVLVLHDINYPGWEAWVDGERRPILRANLLFRGVEVGPGKHRVEFHFRPMSLENLVAAASNLVKSEDKPIRTAIASPLQ; this is encoded by the coding sequence ATGCAGACATCCTTTTCAGGGGCCGACGGCCCATCCTCCCAGCCCCTCTGGTCGCAGCGCCAGACGCTGACGGCCTTTGCCCTCATCCTGGCGGCCTGGGCGATCGCGGTTGCCATCTGGCCCCTGACCGGGTCCGTGGTGCCCTGGGATTCCAAGAACCAGTTCTATCCCACCCTGCGCTATCTCGGCACGGCGCTTGCCAGCGGCGAGCTCCCGCTCTGGAACCCCTACCATTTCGGCGGCCACCCCTCCGCTGCGGATCCGCAATCCCTGCTGTTCACCCCCACCATGCTGCTGTTCGGCTGGCTCGTCCCCGAGCCGTCGATGCAGGCTTTCGACGTGGTCGTCTTCGCCCATTTCCTGCCCGGCGCGCTGGCCTTCATACCCCTGTTCCGCCGGCGGGGCTGGCATCCGGCGGGCGCGGTCGCCGCCGCCCTCGTCTTCATGCTCGGCGGGTCCGCTACGGCCCGGCTTCAGCACACGGGCATGATCTTCAGCTACGGCTTCTTCCCGCTCGCCTTCTGGCTGCTGGAAGAGGCCATGGACCGCCGCTCCTATCGCTACGGCGTGCTGTTCGCGCTGAGCGCCGCGATGATGGTCATCGGGCGCGATCAGGTCGCCTTCCTCTGCGCGCTGACGCTCATCGCGCTCGCAGCGCAACGGGTCTGGTGCGCACCGCGGCCCCTCGCCTATCTCAAGTCGCGCCTCGGCCTGCTGCTGTCCATGGGCCTGCTCGGCGGGGCTCTTCTGGCCGTGCCGGTCGTCCTGACGATGCAGTTCCTCGCCACCTCGACCCGGCCCTCCTTCGGCTTCGGGGTGGCGGCCATGGGGTCCCTGCCGCCGGAGAGCCTGGCGACGATCCTCTTCGGCAACGTCTTCGGCTCCCTGCGCTGGACCTACGATTACTGGGGTCCCGACTGGCACAGCCTGGCGGAGGGAACCTGGACCGACCGGGCGACGAACTACCTGTTCGTCGGCACGATCCCGGCGCTCCTTTTCCTCTGGCACGGCGTGGCCGGCGGGCGCCTCTTCGCCCGCGAGTTCCGGTTCTTCCTCGTCCTCGGCCTCGTCGCCCTGTTCTACGCCCTCGGCCGCTACACCCCGGGCTTCGAGGTGATCTTCGACCATCTCCCGGGCGTCAATCTCTACCGCAGGCCGGCGGATGCCACCTTCGTGATCAACATCGCCCTCGCCTTCGCAGCTGGCTATCTCGTCCATCGCTACGCGACCGACGGGCTGCCGAAATGGAGCCGGGCTTCGCTCGGCCCCTTGGATGCGATGCTGCCGCTCCTGGCTTTCGGCCTGCTGGTGGCAGCCGTCGCCAGCGCCCTGGTCTTCGCCATCCGGGGCGGGCATGTTTCGTCCGCTCTGACCGAGATCGGCATGGGACTCGCGGCTGCAGCCGTCGCCATCGGCGTGATCGCAAAGACGAGCGGATCGGCCCGCTGGCGTGGGGTCATGGCCCTGGTGCTGGTCACGCTCACCGGCGCGGAGCTGATCGGCCGCCATGCGGCCTCCGCGCTGAACGCGGAGCCGGCGGAGCGCTACACGGTCTACACCAAGCTGCCGCCCGAGCAGCTCCAGGGCCTGCAGATCCTCAAGCGGGAGCTTGCGGAGCGCAACGCCCGCGGCGAGTATCCGCGCGTCGAGATTCTCGGCCTCAAGGGCGCCTGGCAGAACGCGTCCATGGTGCTCGGGATCGAGGACATCATAGGCTATAACCCCCTGCGCCTCGCCGATTACGAGCGCGCGATCGGCCCCGGCGAGAACGCCGAAGACCCCAACCTGCGCCGGTTCCCGACCAGCTTCCGGGGCTATGAATGTGAGCTCGCGAGCCTTCTCGGGCTCGACTACATCGTTCTCGACCGCCCTGCCCGCCAGCTGCCGCGCCATTTCCCGCGCCTGACCGACGCCGAGGTCGTCTACGGCACTGGGCGGATGTGGATCTATCGCCTCAACACCTCCGTGCCCCGCGCCTATGTGGCGCATCACGTGACCCCGGTCGATTCCGAGGCCGTGCTCGGCCAGGACGAGGTCCCTGAGTTCAACCGCGAGACGGAAGCGCTCATCGACGATGAAAGCATGCACTCGCTCAAGGCCGCCTATGCGCCGGCCGGGGCCGACCGGAGCAAGGCCAAGGGGACGGCGCGCATCGTCGGCTACCAGCGCAACTCCGTCGCGCTCGAGGTCGAGACCAGCGAAAACGGGGTGCTCGTCCTGCACGACATCAACTATCCGGGCTGGGAAGCCTGGGTCGACGGCGAGCGGCGCCCGATCCTGCGCGCCAACCTTCTCTTCCGGGGCGTCGAAGTAGGACCGGGCAAGCACAGGGTTGAATTTCATTTCCGCCCGATGTCTTTAGAGAATCTGGTCGCCGCCGCCTCCAATCTCGTGAAGAGCGAGGACAAGCCTATTCGGACGGCCATCGCCTCCCCGCTCCAATGA
- a CDS encoding nitroreductase family protein, translating to MNDSLSRLLQRRSVPPRWLGGPGPSEPEIETLLKVASRVPDHGKLVPWRFILIQGEARGRLGEVLATAFQTDNPDAGAEQLAAERQRFTHAPLVVAVVSRVVPHVKIPDWEQVLSAGAVCMNLLNGATALGYGASWLSGWASFDRRVLDTLGLKADERIAGFVHIGTAQETPPDRDRPSLGDIVTRF from the coding sequence ATGAATGATAGCCTTTCCCGCCTCCTGCAGCGCCGTTCCGTCCCCCCGCGCTGGCTGGGCGGGCCCGGGCCGAGCGAGCCGGAGATCGAGACCCTCCTGAAGGTCGCCTCCCGGGTGCCGGACCACGGCAAGCTCGTGCCCTGGCGCTTCATCCTGATCCAGGGCGAGGCGCGCGGCCGCCTTGGCGAGGTGCTCGCAACCGCCTTCCAGACCGACAATCCCGACGCCGGCGCGGAGCAGCTCGCTGCCGAGCGGCAGCGCTTCACGCATGCCCCTCTCGTGGTCGCCGTCGTGTCCCGTGTCGTGCCCCATGTGAAGATCCCGGACTGGGAACAAGTTTTATCAGCCGGAGCCGTGTGCATGAACCTGCTCAATGGTGCTACTGCCCTTGGCTACGGCGCGTCCTGGCTCTCCGGCTGGGCTTCCTTCGACCGGCGCGTGCTGGATACCCTGGGGCTCAAGGCGGACGAGCGGATCGCCGGCTTCGTCCATATCGGTACCGCACAGGAGACGCCGCCCGACCGCGACCGGCCGAGCCTCGGCGACATCGTGACACGGTTCTGA
- a CDS encoding flavin reductase family protein codes for MFYETATNAHGLPHDPFKAIVTPRPIGWITAMSAKGEVNLSPYSFFNAVSERPPMVAFSSAGKKDALTFIEETGEFVCNLATYDLREKMNATSAVLPRGVNEMEHAGLTPAPSRLVKPPRVADALAALECKWLQTVPLEPLGGGEPSYYLVIGQVIGIHVDDRYVVNGLVDTAAMRPIARAGYRDYFVATPETKFSITRPGG; via the coding sequence ATGTTCTACGAAACCGCGACCAACGCCCACGGCCTGCCGCACGATCCCTTCAAGGCTATCGTCACGCCCCGTCCCATCGGCTGGATCACCGCCATGAGCGCGAAGGGGGAGGTGAACCTCTCGCCCTATTCGTTCTTCAACGCCGTCTCCGAGCGCCCGCCCATGGTGGCGTTCTCCTCCGCCGGCAAGAAGGACGCTCTCACCTTCATCGAGGAGACGGGCGAATTCGTCTGCAACCTCGCCACCTACGACCTGCGGGAGAAGATGAACGCCACCTCCGCGGTTCTGCCGCGTGGCGTGAACGAGATGGAGCATGCGGGCCTGACGCCGGCTCCCTCCCGCCTGGTGAAGCCGCCGCGGGTGGCGGACGCGCTGGCAGCCCTCGAATGCAAGTGGCTCCAGACCGTACCGCTCGAACCCTTGGGGGGAGGCGAGCCGTCCTATTATCTCGTGATCGGGCAGGTCATCGGCATCCATGTCGACGACCGCTACGTCGTGAACGGCCTCGTCGACACCGCCGCCATGCGGCCCATCGCCCGCGCCGGCTACCGCGATTATTTCGTGGCGACGCCGGAAACCAAGTTCTCGATCACCCGGCCGGGAGGATAA
- a CDS encoding Ig-like domain-containing protein, with translation MSQALLDAFNAATTWQEALAAIKNEDYAALLLENGHRAKLNDLPDDQGREQAIGLGVIEIKTLFGDFTTVDQIKAAVQKQIEVEHAKFQIIQAVMNAGSVSEMRAALEIIDTLNDHRQALIAEWSASSDPEAQARADALEIEGYSVVLKRIASDLSDGNYLDFLAEKMMEVREQSGPFFGVGTLITALDTADQAVDAEILAAFNEADTWQEALEAINTYDSLLLDEARLDKLDDLPDGQGREQAIGLGLNQTKVLFGNFQSIADLKEALDHQIDTEHAKFEFITALDAATTAAEMTDAIKATIELVNTHRQDLIAGLLASEDPDAIALAGVLQQADYTTTLAEIVTHLDDDAYMAQLGARMLSARNALEGSQFFGDSRIIPALDEADGAIDAVVAAFNEADTWQEALAAIKDNASVLLDAGHVDKLDDLPDDQGREQAIGLGVLEVKTLFGDFASLDTIILEVRYQIDVEHAKFDALNAINAATEENVVAALKEHIGKLHDHRQELIEKWSASTDPDAQERAEELSHEDYTLVLAEIVSHFDDAAYMAGLAEAMLDAEQFFGVGALITALRAADVELDSPVADATQNVTTDEDVAIVKDIGATDPNGDTLTYSVKSGARPQKGTVTFSGGKFTYTPAKDVNGSDTFIIVISDGEHSIEQTVTIAIKAVNDAPADITLSNSKVPENAVAGTSVGRLTATDLEGGAMKFALLDDAGGRFKLETKDGVTSIVVADGLKLDYEQATFHTIRVQVTDSDNKTYEETLTVDLTDVASENVTGTTGTDVLVGGVGKDVFNGGLGNDKLSGGLGNDLLTGGKGKDVFVFDTKLGTSSTDRKVNFDTIKDFSVKDDSLYLDNAIFKKLGSGTATSPKQLSKSFFTIRDKAKDKNDYIIYNDKTGVLSYDADGSGKGKAVEFAQLSKKLTTLSYKDFFVI, from the coding sequence ATGTCTCAGGCTCTACTCGACGCGTTTAATGCCGCCACCACTTGGCAAGAGGCCCTGGCTGCCATCAAGAACGAAGACTATGCAGCCCTCCTGCTTGAGAATGGTCATCGCGCCAAACTCAACGACCTTCCCGACGATCAGGGACGGGAGCAGGCCATCGGTCTGGGCGTAATCGAGATCAAGACCCTTTTCGGCGACTTCACCACTGTGGATCAGATCAAGGCTGCGGTGCAAAAACAGATCGAGGTCGAGCACGCAAAGTTCCAGATTATCCAGGCCGTCATGAACGCTGGCAGCGTCAGCGAGATGAGGGCAGCGCTCGAAATTATCGATACCCTGAACGATCACCGACAGGCTCTTATCGCAGAATGGTCCGCGAGTTCCGATCCTGAGGCCCAAGCTCGCGCCGATGCGCTCGAGATCGAGGGTTACTCCGTCGTCCTGAAGCGGATCGCGTCCGACCTCAGTGATGGAAATTACCTCGATTTTCTGGCCGAAAAGATGATGGAAGTTCGCGAGCAGAGCGGTCCCTTCTTCGGCGTCGGCACTCTCATCACGGCTCTCGATACGGCAGATCAAGCTGTCGACGCGGAGATTCTGGCGGCATTCAACGAAGCGGATACATGGCAGGAAGCTCTGGAAGCGATCAATACATATGATTCGCTCCTGCTCGACGAGGCTCGTCTTGACAAGCTTGATGACCTGCCCGACGGCCAAGGCCGCGAGCAGGCTATCGGCCTAGGCTTGAATCAAACCAAGGTTCTGTTCGGAAACTTTCAGTCCATCGCCGACCTTAAGGAGGCTCTCGATCATCAAATCGATACAGAGCACGCCAAGTTCGAGTTCATTACAGCACTCGACGCTGCCACGACGGCGGCGGAAATGACGGACGCCATCAAGGCGACGATCGAACTCGTCAATACCCATCGGCAGGATCTGATCGCCGGTCTGTTGGCCAGCGAAGACCCGGATGCGATTGCACTTGCCGGAGTTCTTCAACAGGCTGACTACACCACCACCCTGGCAGAGATTGTAACCCATCTAGACGATGACGCTTACATGGCACAGCTCGGCGCACGGATGCTGTCGGCGCGCAACGCCCTGGAGGGCAGCCAGTTCTTCGGCGATAGCAGGATCATCCCAGCGCTCGACGAAGCCGATGGAGCTATCGATGCAGTGGTGGCCGCGTTCAATGAGGCCGATACATGGCAGGAGGCGCTGGCTGCCATCAAGGACAATGCCTCGGTTCTTCTCGACGCAGGACACGTCGACAAGCTCGATGATCTTCCCGACGATCAGGGTCGCGAGCAAGCAATCGGCCTGGGGGTGCTTGAGGTCAAGACCCTATTTGGCGATTTCGCATCGCTTGATACCATCATCCTTGAAGTGCGGTATCAGATCGACGTCGAACACGCCAAGTTCGATGCTCTTAATGCAATCAATGCGGCCACCGAGGAGAACGTGGTTGCCGCCCTGAAGGAGCACATCGGCAAACTCCATGATCATCGTCAAGAACTGATCGAGAAGTGGTCGGCTTCGACGGACCCTGACGCACAAGAGCGCGCGGAAGAACTGTCTCACGAAGATTATACGCTCGTTCTGGCTGAGATCGTATCGCACTTCGACGATGCCGCCTATATGGCCGGGCTTGCCGAGGCTATGCTGGACGCAGAGCAGTTCTTTGGCGTGGGCGCCCTCATCACTGCCCTGAGGGCCGCCGATGTCGAACTCGACTCGCCGGTAGCCGACGCTACCCAGAATGTGACCACTGACGAGGATGTTGCTATCGTCAAGGATATCGGAGCGACGGATCCGAACGGCGATACGCTCACTTATTCCGTGAAGAGCGGAGCAAGACCGCAGAAGGGCACAGTCACCTTCTCCGGCGGCAAGTTCACCTATACGCCTGCCAAGGATGTGAACGGCAGCGACACCTTTATCATCGTGATCTCGGACGGCGAGCACTCGATCGAGCAGACGGTCACGATCGCGATCAAGGCGGTGAACGATGCACCGGCCGACATCACCCTGTCGAACAGCAAGGTGCCGGAGAACGCAGTCGCTGGAACGTCGGTGGGCAGACTCACCGCCACCGATCTGGAAGGCGGCGCGATGAAGTTCGCTCTGCTCGACGATGCGGGCGGTCGCTTCAAGCTCGAGACGAAGGATGGTGTCACATCAATCGTGGTCGCGGATGGCCTCAAGCTCGATTACGAGCAGGCGACCTTCCACACAATCCGAGTTCAGGTGACGGATTCGGATAACAAGACCTATGAGGAAACCCTCACCGTCGACCTCACGGATGTCGCAAGCGAAAACGTCACCGGCACAACCGGCACGGATGTTCTCGTCGGCGGCGTCGGCAAGGACGTGTTCAACGGCGGCCTCGGCAACGACAAGCTTTCGGGCGGTCTCGGCAACGATCTGCTGACCGGCGGCAAGGGTAAGGACGTGTTCGTCTTCGACACCAAGCTCGGCACGTCGAGCACGGACCGGAAGGTGAACTTCGACACGATCAAGGACTTCTCGGTCAAGGACGACAGCCTGTATCTCGACAACGCCATCTTCAAGAAGCTGGGTTCGGGAACGGCCACCAGCCCGAAGCAGCTCAGCAAGTCGTTCTTCACCATCCGCGACAAGGCCAAGGATAAGAACGACTACATCATCTACAACGACAAGACCGGCGTGCTGTCCTACGACGCCGACGGTTCAGGCAAGGGCAAGGCGGTGGAATTCGCTCAGCTCTCGAAGAAGCTGACGACGCTGTCCTACAAGGACTTCTTCGTCATCTAA
- a CDS encoding helix-turn-helix transcriptional regulator, whose translation MFQGARGLLLISDPTESRSLALNALQEIFRLTPAELRVSSALLEGFDTRKIADDHRIGAETVRYHLKSVFAKTGTSHQAQLVSLLSRFVERG comes from the coding sequence GTGTTCCAGGGAGCGCGTGGCCTCCTGCTGATCAGCGATCCCACGGAGAGCCGCTCGCTTGCGCTGAATGCCCTCCAGGAGATCTTTCGGCTCACGCCGGCGGAGCTGCGCGTATCGTCGGCGCTTCTCGAGGGATTCGATACCAGGAAGATCGCAGACGATCATCGGATCGGCGCGGAGACCGTGCGCTACCACCTCAAGTCCGTCTTCGCGAAGACGGGAACAAGCCATCAGGCGCAGCTCGTGAGCCTGCTGTCGCGCTTCGTGGAGCGGGGCTGA